One genomic window of Halobellus limi includes the following:
- the ahaH gene encoding ATP synthase archaeal subunit H codes for MPRPEVLERIKTAESEADDIVQEAEEDRDERIEEARREAEEIRTDAERAADEYEKERLAEAREEIEEEREELLEEGREARKKLVASAEENADEAVEYAISQFEEAVHAQT; via the coding sequence ATGCCGAGACCAGAGGTTCTCGAACGGATCAAAACGGCAGAATCCGAGGCCGACGACATCGTACAGGAGGCCGAGGAGGACCGCGACGAGCGCATCGAGGAGGCGCGACGCGAGGCCGAGGAGATCCGCACCGACGCAGAACGGGCGGCCGACGAGTACGAGAAAGAGCGGCTCGCCGAGGCCCGCGAGGAGATCGAGGAGGAGCGGGAGGAACTCCTCGAGGAGGGCCGGGAGGCGCGCAAGAAACTGGTCGCGTCGGCCGAGGAGAACGCCGACGAGGCGGTCGAGTACGCGATCAGTCAGTTCGAGGAGGCGGTACATGCTCAGACCTGA